Below is a genomic region from Henckelia pumila isolate YLH828 chromosome 3, ASM3356847v2, whole genome shotgun sequence.
AGACTTTGCTATTCATCAACCCACAGGGGGCCTAAAGAAATGACTTGTCCTAGTATGTTGAACAACATCTTCAATGAAATTTCATATTTGGTCATTGTATCTTTATCATGCAAAATACAAGTCACATACATTGACTTGTTTGAATACATCTCTGCAAAATGAACCTTTTCCTTAACAATTTCTGAAAATTATTCTCTGATTTATGATCCAAAACATCAGACGGCTTGTTCACATGCAAATGTTATATTTTTGGTTCAATTTCCGCCTTCTGAAATTTGTATTATCTTGATTTGGGTCGTTTGCCTGTTTCACCCAAATAGATTAGAGCTTCAATGAATTGGATGCAAAAGTGAAGATTTTAGGCTTTTCAAGGAAAAAAATTATGAAGTGTAGGTCGAGACAGAAAATTTAATGTGCTTTAACCTTATTTGAGAACTTTCCTTATGGTTtgagtttgtttgtttttttttatcagaCTTATGGTTTGAGTTTGTTGCCACTGGTACGTTATATGACATGAATTATGGTTTGAGTTTGTTGCCATATGTGCGTTATATGACATGAATGGTAACAACAAGAagctgatttatttatttatgcttGCTGCAAATCTATGAATTTATTTACGTACTGATACAACCAcactttttatataataatgaaaGATGAACAAACTGTAAATAGAGAAGATAACCCAGAGAAATCTCTGTACCTAGCCAAGCTAGTCCCTAGCACAAGCTAGTTAATATTCACTCTTAAGAAAAATGAACTGAATGCCTCCCAAGTCACGTTCCTCTCATATTTATTTCACACACTCTTTCTAGACTCTTCTAAGCCTATTGGGCTATTTAGATCTAGGCCCAGGTCCGTAACACATACATATAATGAAGAAATAAATAGAGTTTCTATTCATTTGTTTTACTGAACTTAAGGACTTCACTTCTGTTGAAATTGGTGGCTCCAGGATGGAGGTGCTTCCATTTTCAAGTTCAATCACATTAAAGGTAGCAATGGAGGAACTCTTACTAGGCTCCCTTCTATTGAACGTGCTTTATCGGTTCTAGAAATGGAGGTTGAACAAATAAATAAAGGGAAGTACGAGCATTATATGCAGAAAGAAATTCATGAGCAACCTGAATCTCTTACAACATCAATGCGAGGAAGGCTTTTACGTGGAGGATCCTGTAAAGCCAAGAGTGTCCTTTTGGGAGGCTTAAAGGATCACCTCAAAACCATAAGGAGAAGCAGAAGGATCGTTTTCATTGGTTGTGGTACAAGTTATAATGCAGCTTTAGCTTCAAGGCCCattttagaagaacttactggTTAGTTTTGCTCAACGATAAATTGTAGTACTAAACATGTATTGCATGCgtctaaattaattaatatagaatataattatattttttaagtaTCAAAGTTAATATACTACATCATTATAGGGGGAAAAAAATCAAGTCActaacataacataaatttaGAGCTTCATACAAATTTTAAGAGAGAGAAATATTTTGGAAAAAGAGACGTCAAAAAGAGACCAAAATGTGGTCACATCTAGAGAACCTAAAGTACTATACTATAGAGGAGCCTTTAAAGAAACAAAATGTTGCACCAAAGAGACCAGAAGTGATGACTCTGGGTGGCTCTTGCTTAAATATGGAATATAAATTTCTAATGCAAATGGTGAGAATCCATTCCTAAAATAATTACATCACTGGCATTGCAGGTATTCCCGTGACAATGGAGATTGCTAGTGATCTATTGGATAGACAGGGCCCCATTTACAGAGAAGATACAACCATTTTTGTTAGCCAATCGGGTGAAACTGCTGATACATTACTAGCATTAGAATATGCTCTTGAGAATGGTGCATTGTGTGTTGGCATCACAAATACCGTTGGTAGTGCAATCGCTCGGAATACCCACTGTGGTGTTCATGTAAATGCTGGCTGTGAGATTGGTGTAGCTAGTACCAAGGTAAACTAACCGCATATACACCCACACATTTGATTTACGTAATAACACGAAATGAAGACCTGGGTTCTAAGTTGTTTAGCAGTGATGGTGTTGAGTTTCTCAATCCTTAGACTTAGGATTTGGTCAGCACCCTTTCATGAAGTTAGCCAATTATTTACTTTCATCAAACAGGCATACACAAGCCAAATCGTGGTCATGGTTATGCTGGCGCTTGCAATTGGAGATGACACTTTATCTAGTCAAGCAAGAAGGGAAGCTATCATAGATGGTCTATTTGAGTTGCCAAGTAAGTATGCATAAACCTAGGTTATTTGCCCACACATTTTTTGATGGCGTGTGCGATCtaactatttttttaataaactgTAGGTAAAGTAAAAGAGGTGCTGAAGCTAGATGAGGAGATGAAAGATCTTGCCAAGTTACTTATTGCCGAACAGTCTCTTCTTGTTTTTGGAAGAGGATATAATTATGCTACAGCTCTGGAAGGAGCCTTGAAGGTAAAAGAAGTGTCACTCATGCACAGTGAAGGTATGCTTGCTGGTGAAATGAAACATGGTCCATTAGCTCTAGTCGATGAGACTCTTCCTATTGTCGTTATTGCCACCCGCGATACTTGTTTCAGGTTAGTCTTTTGTGTTAGAGAAACACAATTGCTTTCATTAAGAGAATTCCCTTAAAAGTTCCTTCTCATGAACAGCAAACAGCAGTCGGTCATTCAGCAACTTCATGCTCGCAAGGGTCGACTTATAGTCATGTGTACTAAAGGAGGTGCAGCATCCGTCTGTGTTGGTGGATCTTGCCGCGTGATTGAAGTTCCTCAAGTTGAAGACTGCCTACAGCCTGTAATCAACATAGTTCCATTGCAGGTAATCTTGTCATTCAAACTTATCTAACACCTTTTGGCATAATCTTACAATTGATGGATATATCCCTTGGATATAATTGTAACTTGTAAGTCAGGAAC
It encodes:
- the LOC140886590 gene encoding glutamine--fructose-6-phosphate aminotransferase [isomerizing] 1 — encoded protein: MCGIFAYLNFNVSRERSYILQLLFNGLRRLEYRGYDSAGISIDYSHEASTVHLVFRQEGNIETLVKSVYQEVGATNLNLEESFSTHAGIAHTRWATHGEPAPRNSHPQTSDPENEFLVVHNGVITNYEVLKETLVRHGFTFESETDTEVIPKLAKFIFDNANEEGDKSMAFSQVVLEVMRHLEGAYALIFKSRHYPNELIACKRGSPLLLGVKESTEKTSNGTSFNDVNYLSGNGQPKEFFFSSDASALVEHTKKVLVIEDGEVVHLKDGGASIFKFNHIKGSNGGTLTRLPSIERALSVLEMEVEQINKGKYEHYMQKEIHEQPESLTTSMRGRLLRGGSCKAKSVLLGGLKDHLKTIRRSRRIVFIGCGTSYNAALASRPILEELTGIPVTMEIASDLLDRQGPIYREDTTIFVSQSGETADTLLALEYALENGALCVGITNTVGSAIARNTHCGVHVNAGCEIGVASTKAYTSQIVVMVMLALAIGDDTLSSQARREAIIDGLFELPSKVKEVLKLDEEMKDLAKLLIAEQSLLVFGRGYNYATALEGALKVKEVSLMHSEGMLAGEMKHGPLALVDETLPIVVIATRDTCFSKQQSVIQQLHARKGRLIVMCTKGGAASVCVGGSCRVIEVPQVEDCLQPVINIVPLQLLAYHLTVLRGYNVDQPRNLAKSVTTQ